The Aureitalea marina genome includes a window with the following:
- a CDS encoding GH92 family glycosyl hydrolase: MSITYRFLVLSFLLISCKKEQDTAVTEPISDPTTYVDPFIGTGGHGHTYPGATMPFGMIQISPDTRLEGWDGCSGYHYSDQYIYGFSHTHLSGTGVSDYGDILLMPTDSLIFHNGADGRPGYRWGFSHENEDASPGYYHVLLDSTGIEVELTVTERAGIHRYNYPSSENQHLILDLEHRDQLIDFDIKTISDREISGFRRSKAWAEDQHLYFYIRFSHPFESPTFFHRDPDRRDRMGGFTFVNPDNDPVTVRIGISAVDVTGAQKNLEAEIGDKSFEQVHYEATEVWNRQLNKIKVGSSNRDHLTNFYTALYHTMIAPNLYQDVDGRYRGMDLEIHQTEDFNYYTVFSLWDTYRAAHPLYTIIEQERTVDFINTFLAKYEEGGIMPIWDLAGNYTGCMIGYHAVPVIVDAYLKGIEGFDAELAFEAMKHSAMQDKLGLEAFKELNYIPVERESESVSKTLEYAYDDWTIAQMAEALGKKEDASYFNHRALAYRNLFDPKSKFLRGRINNRWFSPFDPYEVNFNYTEANAWQYSTYAPHDISGLIALHGGKAGLEDHLDKLFTAQSQTSGRDQADITGLIGQYAHGNEPSHHMAYLYNYLNKPSKTQEKVKQILTELYTPTPDGISGNEDCGQMSAWYVLSSMGFYPVTPGSNQYIIGSPLFEQAEIQLENGNIFQIIAPKASDLTYIKNVSLNGTELNRTYITHQEIMAGGELTFQLSEEPTNWGTKSEQTPLAEVDDAQFVALPFISSGQLAFQEMTQIELKSIQEDARIFYRLDDQDVFEIYDGPIAVKEEAWLSTYASLGDLESPRSRTRLRKIDPNLKITLETEYANQYNGGGQQALINGQTGGQDFRTGAWQGYQDTDLIAVIDLGEVKDISSVRIGFLQDQRSWIFYPTKVDISLSDSTSFLEPDQTVEIAAEVPSDQSEIKRIQFDIPTKKARYLKVHARNFGDLPDWHLGAAHNGKAWLFVDEIGINQQP, translated from the coding sequence ACCATGCCGTTTGGGATGATTCAAATTAGTCCGGATACTCGTCTGGAGGGCTGGGATGGCTGTTCAGGCTATCATTACAGCGACCAATACATTTATGGATTTTCCCATACTCACCTCAGCGGTACGGGAGTAAGTGACTATGGAGATATTTTGCTGATGCCTACAGACAGTTTGATCTTTCATAACGGAGCAGACGGAAGACCGGGATATCGATGGGGATTTAGTCACGAAAATGAGGATGCATCACCAGGCTACTACCACGTCCTTCTTGACTCCACCGGGATTGAGGTAGAGTTGACGGTCACTGAACGGGCGGGCATACATCGTTACAACTATCCATCCTCAGAGAACCAGCACCTCATCTTGGATCTGGAACATCGGGATCAACTGATAGACTTTGACATTAAAACTATATCCGATCGGGAGATCTCAGGATTCCGACGCTCCAAAGCCTGGGCCGAGGATCAACATCTCTACTTCTACATTCGGTTTTCACATCCCTTTGAGAGCCCGACCTTCTTCCATCGTGATCCGGACAGACGGGACAGAATGGGCGGATTTACCTTTGTCAATCCAGACAACGATCCTGTCACTGTGCGCATTGGGATCTCTGCTGTGGACGTAACCGGTGCCCAAAAAAACCTGGAAGCGGAAATTGGAGACAAAAGTTTCGAACAAGTTCATTATGAAGCCACAGAGGTTTGGAATCGACAACTGAATAAGATCAAGGTGGGCTCTTCCAATAGAGACCATCTAACCAACTTTTATACGGCCTTATATCACACCATGATCGCCCCAAATCTGTATCAGGATGTTGATGGCCGTTATCGGGGTATGGACCTGGAGATACATCAAACGGAAGATTTTAACTACTACACTGTATTTAGCTTGTGGGATACCTATCGGGCAGCACATCCCCTGTACACCATCATCGAGCAGGAGAGAACGGTCGATTTCATCAATACCTTCCTCGCCAAGTACGAAGAGGGCGGGATCATGCCTATTTGGGACCTGGCCGGGAACTATACGGGTTGTATGATCGGTTATCATGCAGTCCCAGTGATTGTGGATGCTTATCTAAAGGGTATTGAAGGTTTTGATGCCGAATTGGCATTCGAAGCCATGAAGCACAGCGCCATGCAAGATAAATTGGGACTGGAGGCCTTTAAAGAACTCAATTACATCCCGGTGGAAAGAGAAAGCGAATCGGTGTCCAAAACCCTGGAATACGCCTATGACGATTGGACCATTGCCCAAATGGCCGAAGCGCTTGGGAAGAAGGAGGATGCGAGTTACTTCAACCATAGGGCCTTGGCTTACCGAAACTTATTCGACCCGAAATCTAAATTCTTAAGAGGTCGGATCAACAACCGTTGGTTCTCCCCATTCGACCCCTATGAAGTCAATTTTAATTATACTGAAGCGAACGCCTGGCAGTACAGCACCTATGCACCACATGACATAAGTGGACTGATTGCCCTTCATGGCGGGAAAGCAGGCCTGGAGGACCACCTGGATAAACTCTTTACTGCCCAAAGCCAAACCTCGGGCAGAGATCAGGCAGATATTACTGGATTGATCGGTCAGTACGCACACGGGAACGAACCCAGCCATCACATGGCCTACTTGTATAATTACTTGAACAAACCGAGTAAGACCCAGGAAAAGGTGAAACAGATCCTGACGGAATTATACACTCCCACTCCCGATGGAATTTCCGGGAATGAAGATTGTGGCCAGATGAGTGCCTGGTATGTGCTGAGCTCAATGGGTTTCTATCCGGTTACTCCCGGAAGCAATCAATATATTATTGGATCACCTTTATTTGAACAGGCGGAGATCCAACTGGAGAATGGGAACATCTTCCAAATTATTGCACCAAAAGCTAGCGACCTAACTTATATAAAGAATGTATCGTTGAACGGAACGGAATTGAACCGGACCTATATCACTCATCAGGAGATTATGGCTGGTGGCGAATTGACTTTCCAACTCTCAGAAGAACCCACCAATTGGGGGACCAAATCTGAGCAGACGCCTCTGGCTGAAGTTGACGACGCTCAATTTGTTGCCCTTCCTTTTATTTCTTCTGGTCAGTTGGCATTCCAGGAAATGACTCAGATAGAGCTAAAATCCATTCAGGAGGATGCCCGGATCTTCTATCGCCTAGACGACCAAGATGTTTTTGAAATCTATGATGGACCCATTGCAGTAAAGGAAGAAGCCTGGCTGTCTACCTATGCCAGTCTGGGGGATCTTGAGAGTCCCAGAAGTAGAACCCGATTGAGAAAGATCGATCCCAACTTGAAAATAACCCTTGAAACGGAATATGCCAACCAATATAACGGAGGTGGGCAACAAGCCCTTATCAATGGCCAAACCGGCGGTCAGGACTTCAGAACCGGAGCTTGGCAGGGTTACCAGGACACCGACCTAATAGCGGTGATCGACCTCGGAGAGGTCAAGGATATCAGTTCTGTTAGGATAGGCTTCCTTCAGGATCAGCGAAGCTGGATCTTCTATCCGACGAAAGTGGACATCAGCCTGTCTGATAGTACTAGTTTCCTGGAACCTGATCAGACTGTCGAAATTGCGGCAGAGGTTCCATCGGATCAAAGTGAGATCAAACGCATTCAATTCGACATACCAACCAAAAAGGCCAGATACCTCAAGGTACATGCCCGTAATTTTGGCGATCTACCCGATTGGCATCTGGGGGCAGCCCACAACGGAAAAGCCTGGCTCTTTGTCGATGAGATCGGAATAAACCAACAACCATGA
- the cphA gene encoding cyanophycin synthetase, with protein sequence MKIREINAMRGPNYWSVRRHKLIVMVLDLEEMEQRPSDTIDGFKDRLVAMFPTMYSHRCSVGEPGGFFQRVEEGTWMGHIIEHIALEIQTLAGMDTGFGRTRGYGEEGVYNVVFSYIEESVGRYAAKAAVRICEALIEGEDYDLEPDIQEMRELREKYRLGPSTGSIVEEAVSRGIPWIRLNQYSLCQLGYGANQKRIQATVTSETSSIGVELACDKEDTKYLLEQAEVEVPRGDIISRERSLEEACRYVGYPLVIKPIGGNHGRGITVDIQDYDSAVKAFHAAKEVSRRVIVEKFITGEDYRLLVINNEFVAGAKRTPAHVIGDGKSTVRELVDEVNKDPRRGYGHEKVLTQITINELTKKILEDAGYTEDSVISEGEMLILKDTANLSTGGTAEDVTDIVHPANVSMAERISKIIDLDICGIDIMTTDISKPLAETGGAVLEVNAGPGFRMHLAPTTGLPRNVAAPVVDKLFPVQGDTGRIPIVAITGTNGKTTTSRLIAHMAKMSGHRVGYTTSDGVYIQNRLLMKGDCTGPASAEFVLKDPTVNFAVLECARGGLLRAGLGFANCDVAVVTNVAADHLGLKGIHTVEQLAKVKGVVPETVLPDGYAVLNADDDLVFGMRRGIDCNLALFSMDENNPRVQALQRKGGITAVYENGYVTLCRGKWKMRIMKADQIPLTYGGKAKFMIQNVLAAVIAANVRGISIEDMKAALRTFLPSADQTPGRLNLFKFENFQILLDYAHNPAGMRALQKFTNELDATVKVGIIAGIGDRREEDNNEMGRIAAEMFDEIIIRQDKHLRGKTEEQLISMLDAGIKEKDPQKKTTIIPSEREAITHAVSNARKGSLIILCSDVVPDALDLVKEFKEKETSGEMVFAQN encoded by the coding sequence ATGAAAATACGGGAAATCAACGCCATGAGAGGACCTAACTACTGGTCCGTGCGTAGACACAAATTGATTGTGATGGTTCTAGATCTGGAGGAAATGGAACAACGTCCTTCAGATACCATTGATGGATTCAAAGACAGGCTTGTCGCCATGTTCCCCACCATGTACTCTCACCGTTGTTCTGTGGGAGAACCGGGAGGTTTCTTTCAACGGGTAGAAGAAGGAACCTGGATGGGACATATAATCGAACACATAGCTTTAGAGATCCAAACACTCGCCGGAATGGATACCGGTTTTGGCCGTACCCGAGGTTATGGAGAGGAAGGGGTTTATAATGTGGTCTTTTCTTATATAGAAGAAAGCGTTGGGCGTTATGCGGCCAAGGCTGCGGTACGTATTTGTGAAGCACTGATTGAAGGTGAAGACTACGACCTCGAGCCGGACATACAGGAGATGCGGGAGCTTAGAGAAAAATATCGTTTGGGCCCAAGTACAGGCTCTATTGTAGAGGAAGCTGTCAGTCGTGGCATTCCGTGGATACGACTTAATCAGTATTCTTTATGCCAATTGGGTTATGGGGCCAACCAGAAACGCATACAGGCTACAGTTACCTCAGAGACCAGCAGCATAGGCGTAGAACTGGCTTGTGATAAGGAGGACACTAAGTATCTCCTGGAGCAAGCTGAAGTCGAAGTGCCTAGAGGGGATATAATCTCCAGGGAGAGAAGCCTGGAGGAGGCCTGCCGTTATGTGGGTTACCCGCTGGTGATCAAACCCATAGGGGGTAATCATGGAAGAGGAATAACCGTTGATATCCAAGACTACGACTCTGCAGTCAAAGCCTTTCACGCTGCGAAAGAGGTATCCAGAAGAGTGATTGTAGAGAAATTCATTACCGGCGAAGATTACCGGTTGTTGGTGATCAACAATGAGTTTGTTGCGGGTGCCAAGCGGACGCCGGCTCATGTGATAGGCGATGGGAAATCGACCGTACGGGAGTTGGTCGATGAGGTCAACAAAGATCCTCGTCGTGGTTACGGGCACGAAAAGGTACTCACCCAGATCACCATCAACGAGTTGACCAAAAAGATACTGGAGGATGCAGGGTATACAGAAGATTCAGTGATCTCCGAAGGAGAAATGCTAATTCTGAAGGACACAGCCAACCTCAGTACAGGAGGTACAGCCGAGGATGTAACGGATATCGTCCACCCGGCCAATGTTTCCATGGCAGAGCGGATCTCCAAGATAATCGATCTAGATATTTGTGGAATCGACATCATGACCACGGATATCAGCAAACCACTGGCCGAGACTGGAGGAGCAGTTTTGGAGGTCAATGCAGGCCCTGGGTTCAGAATGCACCTGGCACCGACCACAGGATTACCGCGAAATGTGGCCGCCCCTGTTGTAGACAAGCTTTTCCCTGTACAGGGAGATACGGGTAGGATCCCCATTGTGGCTATCACAGGAACCAATGGAAAGACAACGACCAGCCGCCTCATCGCCCATATGGCGAAAATGAGTGGCCACAGGGTGGGATATACCACTTCAGATGGGGTTTACATTCAGAACCGACTACTGATGAAGGGAGATTGTACCGGTCCTGCCAGTGCAGAATTCGTCCTGAAGGATCCAACGGTCAATTTCGCTGTACTGGAGTGTGCTCGTGGTGGTTTACTCAGAGCCGGTCTCGGATTTGCTAATTGTGATGTGGCCGTGGTGACTAATGTTGCAGCCGATCACCTGGGATTGAAAGGGATCCATACCGTGGAGCAGTTAGCCAAGGTCAAAGGAGTTGTTCCAGAGACCGTGCTTCCCGATGGTTATGCGGTACTGAACGCGGACGATGACCTGGTCTTCGGGATGCGACGAGGGATCGATTGTAACCTGGCACTATTCTCTATGGATGAGAACAATCCCAGGGTACAAGCATTGCAACGCAAAGGAGGGATCACTGCTGTATATGAGAATGGCTATGTAACCCTTTGCCGCGGTAAATGGAAAATGCGGATCATGAAGGCCGATCAAATTCCGCTCACCTATGGAGGGAAGGCCAAATTTATGATCCAAAATGTGCTGGCTGCTGTTATTGCCGCCAATGTACGCGGGATCAGTATCGAAGATATGAAAGCAGCTTTGCGAACATTTTTGCCTTCTGCGGATCAGACTCCTGGCAGGCTGAACCTTTTCAAGTTTGAGAACTTCCAGATCCTGTTGGATTATGCCCATAACCCGGCCGGGATGAGAGCCTTGCAGAAATTCACCAACGAATTAGACGCGACGGTCAAGGTAGGGATCATTGCTGGGATCGGAGACCGGAGAGAGGAGGATAACAACGAGATGGGACGCATAGCAGCCGAGATGTTCGACGAGATCATTATCAGACAGGATAAGCATCTGCGCGGAAAGACCGAAGAGCAATTGATCTCCATGCTGGATGCCGGTATCAAGGAGAAAGATCCACAGAAAAAGACGACCATCATCCCTTCGGAAAGAGAGGCCATTACCCACGCGGTCAGCAACGCCAGGAAAGGCTCCCTGATCATCCTGTGCTCGGATGTGGTGCCCGATGCCCTGGATCTGGTGAAGGAATTCAAAGAGAAAGAGACCTCTGGGGAAATGGTTTTTGCACAGAATTAG
- a CDS encoding cyanophycinase: MQVAGTLIPIGGNEDKGIETHEQYKLEYIEEGILSRVVRESGGPNASIVVVPTASSIPDEVAANYLEAFGKLGCSNVKVMDIRDREASFKEENIQLVKEANCLMFSGGNQSKITEKIANTPVHEILSERFQNEPLVIAGTSAGAMCMSEEMIAGGSSTEAFVKGAVKMTEGMGFIPKLIIDSHFIRRGRFGRLAEAVAIHPDLLGVGLAEDTGLVISQGTTFEVIGSGMVIVFDPRKIKHNNQKILQTGTPMSLTNLKTHVLANGDRFNIKKKTIKVLPVDAPFV, translated from the coding sequence ATGCAGGTAGCAGGAACACTGATCCCGATAGGGGGGAATGAGGACAAAGGAATTGAAACCCACGAACAATACAAACTTGAATATATCGAAGAGGGAATTCTGTCCCGTGTGGTTCGTGAGAGTGGCGGTCCGAATGCCTCAATTGTAGTTGTTCCAACCGCGTCAAGCATACCTGATGAAGTTGCTGCAAATTACCTGGAAGCATTTGGAAAATTAGGTTGTTCCAATGTCAAAGTAATGGATATCAGAGATAGGGAAGCATCCTTTAAGGAAGAGAATATCCAGTTGGTCAAAGAGGCTAATTGCCTGATGTTCTCGGGAGGAAACCAGTCCAAGATCACCGAAAAGATCGCCAACACCCCAGTACATGAAATTCTCTCGGAACGATTTCAAAACGAACCCTTGGTGATTGCCGGCACCAGTGCGGGTGCCATGTGTATGTCTGAAGAGATGATTGCTGGTGGCAGTAGCACAGAGGCATTTGTTAAAGGTGCAGTAAAAATGACCGAGGGAATGGGCTTTATTCCCAAACTGATCATCGATTCCCACTTTATCCGTAGAGGCCGATTTGGACGATTGGCGGAAGCTGTTGCCATTCATCCTGATCTTCTTGGCGTAGGGCTTGCAGAAGATACCGGATTGGTGATCAGTCAAGGAACTACCTTCGAGGTGATCGGTTCTGGGATGGTCATTGTCTTTGATCCCCGGAAGATCAAGCACAACAATCAGAAGATCCTACAAACCGGAACCCCTATGTCTTTGACCAACCTAAAGACCCATGTTCTGGCCAATGGAGATCGGTTCAACATCAAAAAGAAAACCATCAAAGTGCTTCCTGTGGATGCACCCTTTGTCTGA
- a CDS encoding isoaspartyl peptidase/L-asparaginase family protein — translation MKNPFSIAIHGGAGTLLRGQMTPELEQRYKQALTDALDQGFAILEVGGTALDAVQRAVCVLEDSPLFNAGKGSVFTANGGHEMDAAIMCGKDLSAGAVSLVEGVRNPVVLARDVMDHSEHVFLAGAGAMEFAKQRGLQFEEPDYFFDQLRYDQWQEIKDSDHFQLDHSVSKDHKFGTVGAVACDRDGHVAAATSTGGMTNKKWGRVGDSPMIGAGTYANDQTCAVSCTGSGEFFIRGVAAYDVSCLIELGGMDLAKASDVVVNQRLLDIGGDGGLIAVNNRAEVSLPFNTEGMYRGFKKSTGESQIAIYKD, via the coding sequence ATGAAGAACCCATTTTCTATTGCCATTCACGGTGGAGCAGGCACCTTGCTCAGGGGGCAGATGACTCCAGAGTTGGAGCAGCGTTACAAGCAGGCATTAACGGATGCCTTGGACCAAGGATTTGCTATTCTGGAGGTGGGCGGAACTGCTTTGGACGCCGTTCAAAGAGCCGTTTGTGTCTTGGAGGATAGCCCACTTTTCAATGCAGGCAAAGGCAGTGTCTTTACCGCAAACGGAGGCCACGAAATGGACGCGGCTATCATGTGCGGTAAGGACTTATCGGCCGGAGCTGTATCCCTGGTAGAGGGAGTGCGGAATCCAGTTGTACTTGCCCGGGACGTAATGGACCACTCTGAACATGTTTTCCTGGCCGGGGCCGGAGCCATGGAGTTTGCCAAACAACGCGGACTACAGTTTGAAGAACCGGATTATTTTTTCGATCAACTCAGATACGACCAGTGGCAGGAGATCAAGGATTCCGATCATTTTCAGTTGGATCATTCCGTTTCCAAGGATCACAAATTTGGGACCGTAGGCGCGGTTGCTTGCGATAGGGATGGCCATGTTGCAGCGGCCACTTCCACAGGGGGCATGACCAATAAGAAATGGGGTCGGGTTGGAGATAGTCCGATGATCGGTGCGGGCACCTATGCCAACGACCAAACCTGTGCGGTGAGTTGTACGGGCAGTGGAGAATTCTTTATTCGCGGTGTTGCGGCCTATGACGTTTCCTGTTTGATCGAACTAGGTGGAATGGATCTGGCAAAGGCCTCTGATGTTGTGGTGAACCAACGCTTGCTCGATATAGGTGGAGATGGCGGACTTATTGCGGTCAACAACCGGGCAGAGGTCAGCCTACCTTTTAATACAGAAGGCATGTATAGAGGATTCAAAAAATCGACCGGGGAATCCCAAATAGCGATCTACAAGGACTGA
- a CDS encoding 5'-3' exonuclease: MAEQKRLFLLDAYALIFRGYYAFIKNPRINSKGLDTSAILGFTNSLLDVIKRERPDHLAVCFDKGGSVARNEMFPEYKANRDETPEAIRIAVPYIHEILKAMHIPIMVKEGFEADDVIGTLAKKAEKEGYKTFMVTPDKDFAQLVSENIFMYRPVFGGGYETWGYRKYKPNLKWNGRSRSSTT; encoded by the coding sequence ATGGCCGAACAAAAACGACTCTTTCTCCTGGATGCATACGCCCTCATTTTCAGGGGATACTACGCCTTTATCAAGAACCCTCGGATCAACAGTAAAGGACTGGACACATCTGCCATCTTAGGGTTTACCAATTCCCTTTTAGATGTTATCAAAAGAGAAAGACCTGATCACCTGGCTGTTTGCTTTGACAAAGGAGGTAGTGTAGCCAGAAACGAGATGTTCCCGGAATACAAGGCCAATCGGGATGAAACACCGGAGGCCATCCGGATAGCAGTTCCTTACATCCATGAGATATTAAAAGCCATGCATATCCCGATCATGGTCAAGGAAGGCTTTGAAGCCGACGATGTGATCGGCACACTGGCCAAGAAGGCTGAAAAAGAAGGCTACAAGACCTTTATGGTGACTCCAGATAAGGACTTCGCCCAATTGGTTTCCGAAAACATCTTTATGTATCGGCCGGTTTTCGGGGGAGGATACGAGACCTGGGGGTACCGGAAGTACAAGCCAAATTTGAAGTGGAACGGCCGGAGCAGGTCATCGACTACTTAG
- the polA gene encoding DNA polymerase I, giving the protein MERPEQVIDYLGMMGDSADNIPGLPGVGEKTAKKFLKEFGSMEGLLENTDQLKGKMKEKVEANKELGMLSKELARIILDVPVEFDATDFELNQPDLPAVISVFEDLEFRQLTRNLVNTFGNDSSEHKASTKEETVKKPAAQPTAGSGQFSLFDSGGEVESTIKTFSSRETSQSVDHFYQFVPTGLGTEFFLKKLMKQTAVCFDTETTGLNPLTAKLVGIAFSWESGRGYYVPIPEEEDEATQAIEQLRPFFESEEIQKVGQNLKYDIKVMAQYGVHVKGSLFDTMLAHYLINPDMRHNMEILAETYLNYTPISITELIGKKGKNQLSMRDVPLAKQTEYAVEDADITWQLKQHFEKELDEADTRGLFTDIEIPLLRVLADMELEGIRLDVDFLGGLSTDLDKDILSLEQSIYEAAGETFNIASPRQLGEILFGKMKLIDKPKKTKTGQFSTAEDVLTSLRKDHKIVNDVLEYRGLSKLKSTYVDALPQQVEPATGRVHTDYMQTVAATGRLSSNNPNLQNIPIRTERGRQVRKAFVPRDTNHILLAADYSQIELRIIAALSEEENMIEAFKKGEDIHASTAARVFGVPLEEVSREQRANAKTVNFGIIYGVSVFGLSNQTDLSRTEAKELIDTYYATYPRLREYMTKQVDFARDNGYVQTVLGRRRYLKDINSRNAVVRGAAERNAVNAPIQGSAADIIKIAMINIHKRLESESFQTKMLLQVHDELVFDTFKPELDSVTQMIRSEMESAYELAVPLVVDVGTGQNWLEAH; this is encoded by the coding sequence GTGGAACGGCCGGAGCAGGTCATCGACTACTTAGGAATGATGGGGGACAGTGCCGATAACATCCCTGGATTACCCGGTGTTGGAGAAAAGACAGCCAAGAAATTTCTCAAGGAATTTGGCAGTATGGAAGGGCTTTTGGAGAATACTGATCAGTTGAAGGGTAAGATGAAAGAAAAGGTAGAGGCCAACAAAGAATTGGGAATGCTCTCCAAGGAATTGGCCCGCATTATCTTGGATGTTCCGGTAGAATTTGATGCCACCGATTTCGAACTGAATCAACCGGATCTACCGGCTGTGATCTCCGTTTTTGAGGATCTGGAATTTCGGCAGCTTACCCGTAACCTGGTGAATACCTTTGGAAACGACTCTTCAGAGCATAAGGCCAGCACTAAAGAAGAAACTGTAAAAAAACCGGCTGCCCAACCCACAGCAGGATCTGGTCAATTCTCCCTGTTCGATTCTGGAGGTGAAGTGGAATCGACTATCAAGACTTTTAGCAGCCGTGAGACCTCTCAGAGCGTAGATCATTTCTATCAATTTGTTCCAACAGGCTTGGGAACGGAGTTCTTTCTAAAAAAATTAATGAAGCAAACAGCCGTTTGTTTTGACACCGAAACCACGGGTTTAAATCCGTTGACGGCAAAATTGGTCGGAATCGCTTTTAGCTGGGAGTCTGGCCGAGGATATTACGTCCCCATACCAGAAGAAGAGGATGAAGCGACCCAAGCAATTGAACAATTGAGGCCGTTCTTTGAATCGGAAGAAATTCAAAAAGTGGGGCAGAATCTAAAATACGATATCAAGGTAATGGCCCAATATGGCGTTCACGTCAAAGGATCTCTTTTCGATACCATGCTGGCTCACTACTTGATCAATCCGGATATGCGCCACAATATGGAGATCCTGGCCGAGACCTACCTAAATTACACGCCTATCTCCATTACTGAGCTCATCGGTAAAAAAGGAAAGAATCAGCTCAGTATGCGAGATGTTCCCCTGGCCAAACAGACGGAATACGCTGTGGAGGACGCCGATATCACCTGGCAATTGAAGCAGCATTTCGAAAAAGAACTGGACGAGGCCGATACACGTGGCCTATTTACGGACATCGAGATCCCCTTACTTCGCGTGCTTGCCGACATGGAACTGGAAGGTATCCGTTTGGATGTTGACTTTCTTGGCGGATTGTCCACCGATCTGGATAAAGATATTCTGTCACTCGAGCAATCGATCTATGAAGCAGCAGGAGAAACATTTAACATTGCGTCTCCACGCCAATTGGGAGAGATCCTCTTTGGTAAGATGAAATTGATCGACAAACCTAAGAAGACGAAAACCGGGCAGTTCTCTACAGCAGAGGATGTATTGACCAGCTTGAGGAAGGATCATAAGATCGTAAACGATGTCTTGGAATATCGCGGCCTTTCGAAACTTAAAAGCACTTATGTGGACGCCTTGCCCCAACAGGTTGAACCGGCCACAGGGAGAGTGCATACAGACTATATGCAAACCGTTGCCGCCACCGGTAGGTTGAGTAGTAACAATCCGAATTTGCAGAACATTCCCATACGGACAGAGCGAGGCCGACAAGTGCGCAAGGCTTTTGTCCCTCGGGACACCAATCATATTCTACTAGCGGCGGATTACTCCCAGATCGAATTACGGATCATCGCTGCCCTTAGTGAGGAAGAGAACATGATCGAGGCCTTTAAAAAGGGTGAGGACATTCACGCTTCCACAGCCGCGCGGGTGTTTGGGGTTCCCTTAGAAGAAGTGAGTCGGGAACAGCGAGCCAACGCCAAAACGGTCAATTTTGGGATCATTTATGGGGTGTCCGTATTTGGTCTAAGCAATCAGACCGACCTGTCTCGAACAGAGGCTAAGGAACTGATAGACACCTACTACGCCACCTATCCCCGATTGAGGGAATATATGACCAAGCAGGTCGATTTTGCGCGGGATAATGGCTATGTACAGACCGTATTGGGCCGCCGCAGGTACCTTAAAGACATCAACAGCCGGAATGCCGTGGTCCGTGGAGCGGCCGAACGAAACGCCGTCAACGCACCCATACAGGGAAGTGCGGCTGACATCATCAAGATTGCCATGATCAACATCCACAAGCGTCTGGAAAGTGAATCCTTTCAGACCAAAATGTTGTTGCAGGTGCATGACGAATTGGTATTCGACACCTTCAAACCGGAGTTAGATTCGGTCACCCAGATGATCCGGTCGGAAATGGAATCGGCCTATGAGTTGGCAGTTCCTTTAGTGGTCGATGTTGGAACAGGCCAGAATTGGCTGGAAGCCCACTAG